A window of Nonomuraea angiospora genomic DNA:
TCACGTCCTCGACCAGCTGCCGTGCCAGCTCCTCGTCCCGCTGAGCGTCCGGTGCCAGTGTCAGCCGCAACAGGTCGGGCTGGTCCAGCAGCCCGACGGCGAGAATCTGCCCGCCCCGGCTCCACGTACGGACCGCCGCGGCCGTCGCCTCCGCACCGAACCGCCAGAACCAGCCCACGTCCCCCGGATGCAGTTGCATCGGCGCCCCGTCGTCCTGCCACTCCCGCAGCGCGCCCACGACCTCGCTCAGCCCGTCGACTCCCGGCTCACCCAACACAATCGTCATAGCCCCGATCACACTCCACCGAGCCGGCAGTCCGCACCCGGTTTTCGGCCGGCCGGGGCGGGGCTCAGCGATGAGGGGTCGAAATGCACCGGAGTCTCGCAGGCGGATCCGGGGCGTGCGGTGACGACGACTATGGACCCAGTGGACGCCGGAGGAGGTCGACGCGCACGTGCAGGACATGCGCGACTTCGCGGCCCGGTCGGAGGAGGCGGGGGAGTCGGCCGACGGCCAGGCGCTGATGCCCAAGGGCGCGTTCGTGCGGTATGACGGCGAGGGGCGCCCGCCGGTGACCGAGTGAACGAGCCGCTGCTACGGGAGCGCGTGCACGCGGAGATCGGTGTTCTCGGCTGACGCGGAGCCGACTTCGCGTCGGCCGAGAACACCGCGCAGGACTGCCTTGATCCGGGCGCCGGAGACCTGGCCGGACGATCCACCGCGCGATCCGAAGGCATGGCTCGTCGCGATCGCGTGACGCAAGTCCCTCGACGCCGCCCGGGCCGAGGCGTGGCGGCGGGGCGCGAGGGAAAGTCGGTCGTGGGCGGGGTGACCTAACCCTTGCGCGGTATCGGCTTACGCGGCACCGAGGCGTCAAGCAACCCGCCTGGACGATCTTCAAGGCGCGGCCTGACCTGGCTCGCAGGGGCTGACGGCGAGCACACTGAGGTGTTCATGCTCGCCCGGCACCTGCACCTGCACCAATCCTCGCCGATGTTCATCCACACCCGGCCTCTCCGGACAGTCCTACGAGATCCGGAGGGGCGAGCAGGCTCACCGGCGAGGACTGGCGAGCGCTTCAGCGCGTGCTCGCGTGCGCGAGCCAGGCGAGGCTGATGATCCGTTGGGCAGCCTGGAAGGTGACCTCGTCGGATCCGTCTGCACCCGCCGACTCGACGTCGCATACGCCCCGTTGATCGGCGTGGGCTCCACGGCCGCCGCGCGGGCAAGGGGAGGGCTACTTCAAAGGCAGCGCGGGTGCCGGCTGGTCGCTCATCTGGAGGTGAGCTGGTAGTGCGACACCACGACCTGGCCGTCAAGGACCTGCGAGTTAACAAGCCGCAGCTTGTGGCGCTGCTCCGGCGCGGCGAACAGCCGCCGTCCGCCGCCCAGCACCACCGGGTGCACGGCGACGTGATACTCGTCGATGAGCCCCAACTCGGTCAGCGCCGCCGCCAGCGCGGAACCGCCGGTGAGCAGCAGGTCCCCGCCCTCCGGCCGCGCTTTGAGGGCGGCGACCTCCTCGGCCAGGTTCCCGGCGATGACGCGGCTGGTCCACTCATCACCCGGGTACGTACGAGAGAAGACGATCTTCGGCGTGGCCCGCCAGAAGGGCGCGAAAGCTTGAACGTGCGCGTCATCCAACATCGACTCGGCCTCCGGCCAGAACCCCACCATCATCTGCCACACCGGACGCCCGAACAGCAGCGTGCCGACCTCCTTGTCCAAACTTTCGGAGTACGCCGACAGCTCCGGCCCCATCACCGGCCAGTCGAACTCCCCGCCAGGTCCGTCGATGAACCCGTCCACCGACGCGTGCACCCAATAAATGATCTTGCCCATGAGTTACCTCTCTTGTCTGTGCGGTCATAGGTAGGTCGGAGCCGGCCGCCGGTTCTTGACGGGCGACGGCGAGCGGGCCCGGCATCGCCAAGGCGACGCGGCCAGAACTCCACAGGTATCCATCCGGCAGGAGGCACGATCGGGAAATCGTGCCTCCTGACATCTGAACGTCGACATCAGGTCGAAATCATGATGATCCACCAATCGGGTTCCATGACGCCTCCCTTCTGCGTCGCTGTCGCTGCCTGCGACTCTGGCCTGCCGCGACAGGCCGGGACATCCGTGCGGACCCCCTGACCGCCACGGAGGTGGCACGGATCCGCCACGGAAAGACCCCACGGCCCCTGTCTGCACACCCGGCGCCATGTCGGCCATGTCAGCGACCGCATGCCGAGCACCACGTCACAAATCGCCGCCTCCCGATCTGGGTGACGTGCTGCACGCACTCTGCGCCGCTGGGCCCGGCGCGGCCCGCCCTGGTCAGCTGCTGCCCGGCGAGTTCGCGCCGCTCATCCCCGGGCAGCCCCTGGCACTGGCACCCGACACAGCACTCCGACCGACGGCGGGTTCTGCACCCTCCAACCCGCGCTCCAGGCCGGGGCGTGCCTCTGGAAGCGGAACTGCGACAAGCCGGTCCTGTCCGGCGCCGATCCGCTCTCCTGGCGCCGAAAGCAAGAGCAGCGGCGCCCGATCGCCGAACGAGCACCCGACGAGCAAGCAGCCCGCGTCGCGCCCTCCTGACGGGAACGAGCACTCAATACGGAAGCCGAGCCCAAGCACCCCCACTGCGAGATCGCCTTGCACCGCAACGCCATCGGCAAGATCCGTGATCTGAAGAACGACCTGCCCGAGGACAGCCTTCAGCAACTCTCCGACCGGATCGCTCTCGCCGCGCCTCGATCCTGACCACTGTCCTGTCGCCGGATGAACCCGGAAGGCCCATCCCCGACAGGTGTAGCGTCTGACACGCGAAGTTGATCACGAAGGGTGCGTGCCATTGGACCTGCAAAACACCCGATTGGACATGTCGCAAAGTGCGCGTGTCCACCGATACAGCGATGTCGCAAGCGCATTGGCGTTGCACAGCGACCGGCAGCTCAGCGAGTCACTGGACCAGGCGCAGACTCTAAGCTCGGGGATCGGCGGTACCTCGGTACTGCTGGACATCGAGGGCGTGCCGGTCTTCGCCAAGCGAATGCCCCTGACCGACCTGGAGCGCCGCGAGGGCAACGCGATGTCCACCGCGAACCTGTTCGGGCTGCCTCCGTTCTGCCAGTACGGACTCGCCGCCATCGGCTCGCCGGGCTTCGGCGCCTGGCGTGAGCTCGCGGCCAACGTCATGACGACCAACTGGGTCCTGGCCGGGCGCAGCGCGGCCTTTCCGCTGCTGTATCACTCGCGGGTGCTGCCGGGAGCTCCGCCACCCATCGATGAGCACGCCGACGTCGAGGCGGTCGTACGGTACTGGGATGGATCACCGGGCGTACGGGATCGTCTCCACGCCCTTGCCCGGGCCTCGGCCAGCATCGTGCTGTTTCAGGAGTTCATCCCCTACAACCTCAACAACTGGCTCGACGCTCAGCTCACCGCCGGTCAGGACGCTGCGATAGCGGCGAGCGCCATGGTCGAGTCGTGCCTGCTCACCGACGTGGCCTTCATGAACGGCCAGCAGCTGATGCACTTCGACGGCCACTTCGGCAACATCCTCACCGACGGTGAACGCCTGTACATCGCCGACCTCGGACTGGCGACCTCCCTTCGGTTCGACCTGTCGACGCAGGAGATCGAGTTCCTGGAGCGCAACCGGACCCATGACCTCGGGTACGCGCTGATGCGGCTGGTCAACTGGCTCGTCACCAATATCTGCGGAGTGCCGGTGCCGCCGAACGGCATACCGGCACAACGCAACGAGTACATCCGCGCGTGCGCGGCCGGCGCGGACCCCTCTGGCGCCCCGCCGGTTGTAGCCGCAGTGATCCGCCGATACGCACCCGTGGCGGCGGCCATGAACGACTTCTACTGGGACCTGTACGGCACGTGTAGGACCACGCCGTATCCGAGCGAGAAGATCGAACGCGCCATGAGCGCAATGCCCTGACCCCCATCAGCACGAACACCAAGCCGACATGCTGCACCGCAAGACCCCCGGCAACGTCACATCTCGCCGGGGTCTTCTCCCTCCCCCCTGAATGCCGCCGGCCTCACCATCTTGAACGTCCGCGCACACCACAGACGTGCTTTCAACCCGCCGAGCGAGCGTCAACCGGCCACGTCGCGCACCCGTTTGCCGCACCCGCAGCTCACCCTCCTCTCGGGGCGACAGCGCGGCCCGGCGGTTCCTGCGCCTCACCCTCAAGATGATGACAAAGCTGCCGGGCCGGACCGGGTTCAAGGTATTGGACCGTCGAGCACTCGCCGGCGTAGATGACGAACGCCCGGCACGACGCGATCGACCAACGAGCGGCTGCCCCAGCACAGCGAGATCACTTGACCTGGCCCTCGATCACGCTCATGACAAGGCACCCGACCAGGGAGAACGCCACACCAGCACTGGAACAGTGGATCACCCGGCGGGCGCCAAGGCGGCTGCTGGCCATCGTCTCGTCCTGGTTGACGGCCGTCGTGGCGGTCGGAATCGCGTTCCTGCCGAACCCGCGGCTGGTTGGCCGCTGATGATGTTCCTGGCCAGGCCGATCAACATCGTCCTGGCCAGCTATGAGGCGCAGACCATCCCGGACGCGTTGATGGAGCGGTTCTCCAGCGCGATCAACTTCGGGGCCTGGTCGATCCGGTGGGTCGGCGCCCTCGCGGCCGGTGTCCTGGCGTCGGCCTTCGGCGCGGTGGCGCCGACGAGGTGTTCGCCGGGGCGCTGGCGCTGATCGCGGTGAGCACAATGATCGCGAAGGGCATGTACGTGCTCAACCAGCCCATCAACGAGATCGCCGCAGGCTAGCGAGCGACCTTGAGCCATCCGTTCCCTCGTGCCGCGTTCCTCGACGACGCACGTAAGCCCGCGCGGCGCCGGGGGAGCCGGGAAACGAAAGCGATCTTCCGGTACCCATCGCTTCTGCTCTGCCGTGCTCGTGAACGCCTCTGACCACACCACAGTGACAATCCCCATTAAGCGGGGGCTTTCGGTAAACCTGAAGATCACCAAGTCGGATCACAAACCCCTCCTTCGCCCCTGCTCGTCTGAGCGCGGAGGCCCGTCACACACTGGTGAACGCCTTGGTGCGCGCCCGCGCGGCGTGCTCCCCGGATGCGCGATGGCTCTGACCTCCGCCGCGTAGAGCCATGAAGGACAGGCGCCGCCATCGGCGGGCACGACGGACGGCGTCTCGGTCGCCGAGCCGCCCGCATGCTTGGTATCGGCCCGTCCACCGGCTAGGCGGCGCTCGAGCGACGCTGACCAGCGGCCGCACCACTCGCATCCCGTTTCCGCTCCTTGGCCCCCCGCAAGATCGTTGTCATCGACAGCGGCCGTCCGGCGGTTCCCAGGCCCCGGAACTGGAGGCCCCTGCGCATCACTTCGAGCCGCCACGCTCCCGGCGAAGTCATGTGGGCGTGGGCATGAGCGTGGCGCACGCAGCAGACCATGTTTTCTGAATTTTATTTTCTGGAAAATCAAAAATGATAGGCTGACGCCGTGACTCCGGATGCCAGTGTGGTAACGCCATGTAAGCACTGTGGCGCGCCGATCGAGCAGCGGCGGGGGAGAGGGCGGCCCAAGGCGTACTGCCCTGAGAAGGACTGCCAGGCGGCGGCCAAGCGGGAGCGGGAGTTGCGACGGGCCACGCCGGGGTTGGAAGGGGCGCTGGCCAGGGCCGAGCAGTTGTACGACCGGATGGAGAGCGGTTTGGCCGCCGCCATCGAGCCGCTGGCGCGGGCTCTGGCTGCGGAGCTGAGTCCGGCGGGGGTCGAGGCGAAGCTGAGCGCGGTGCAGGCTGAGGCGCACACGCGCGTGGCGATCGCGCGTACCGAGCGGGAGCAGGCGTTCGAGCAGGTACGGCTGGCGCGCGAGGCCGCCGAGCACGCCCGCAGGCAGACGGCCGAGATGCGGGTACGGCTCGAAGAGGCGCAGGCCGAGCGCGAGACGGCGCTGGGGGATGCCGAACGGGCGCGGGAGCAGGCGCTGGCCGCGTTGCGGGAGGCCGCGAGCACCGAACGGCAGGCGCTGCAGACGGCCGAGGAGGCGCAGCGACGCGCGAAGACGGCCGAGCGGCGGGCCGAGGAGGCGCTGCATCGGGGCGAGTTGACGGAGCAGGCCAGGGACCAGGTCGTTCATGAGCTGGCCGAGCGGGCGGAGCTGGCCGAGCGGCGTACGGCTGAAGCCATGGAGCAGGCTGAGCAGCGCACCGCCGAGGCCCGGGCGCAGGTCGTACAGGCTCAGGAGGAGGCCGACCGGGCACGGGAGGAACGCGACCGGGCCCGGGACGAGACGGCGGCGGCCGTGCGGGAGCGTGAACAGGCCGAACGGAAGCTGATCGAGGCGCAGGCCCGCGCGGAGGCGGCGGCGCAGGAGCGGGACCGGGCGGTGGAACGGGCCGTCACGGCCGAACGGGCGGCGGCAGAGGCCGAGCGGGATCGCGCCGTGGCACTTAAAGAGGCCGAGCGGGACCGGGCGGTGGCACTTAAGGAAGCCGAGCGGGATCGCGCCGTGGCGCTCAAGGAGGCCGAGCGGGACCGGGCGGTGGCGCTCAAGGACGCCTCGCAGGCAGCGGCCGAGGTGGAGCGGCTGGAGGGGAAAGTGGCGGAGGCTTCCGCGTCGCTGACCCGGGAGCGGAAGCTGGCCTCCCGGGAGAAGTCCCGGGCTGATGCCGCGGCGAAGGAGCGGGACGGGTTGCTGGCGGAGCTGAGGCTGGAGCGGATGCGGGTCGAGGATCTGCGGGGCGAGCTGGAGACGGTACGGGCGGAGGCAGCGCAGCTGCGGGAACGGGCGGTCGCCGCGGAACTGCGCTCGTCCTAGAGAAGGCCTGGCGTTGGCTTCGCATGGACAGCATGCCCCACACGAAACAACAACTGGGCTCCTCATGGACGGCGTTGGCCGACCCGCGCGCATCCGCTGGCCGGGCGCAGTGGGAAGCGATCGCCGAGGACGTGCTGACCTCCCTCCACTCACCGTCCCGGTCGAGGAACGTCTGGACGGCAAGGTCCTGGCCCTGGACGCGGCCTGGGATCTACA
This region includes:
- a CDS encoding dihydrofolate reductase family protein, whose protein sequence is MGKIIYWVHASVDGFIDGPGGEFDWPVMGPELSAYSESLDKEVGTLLFGRPVWQMMVGFWPEAESMLDDAHVQAFAPFWRATPKIVFSRTYPGDEWTSRVIAGNLAEEVAALKARPEGGDLLLTGGSALAAALTELGLIDEYHVAVHPVVLGGGRRLFAAPEQRHKLRLVNSQVLDGQVVVSHYQLTSR
- a CDS encoding serine/threonine protein phosphatase, with product MPLDLQNTRLDMSQSARVHRYSDVASALALHSDRQLSESLDQAQTLSSGIGGTSVLLDIEGVPVFAKRMPLTDLERREGNAMSTANLFGLPPFCQYGLAAIGSPGFGAWRELAANVMTTNWVLAGRSAAFPLLYHSRVLPGAPPPIDEHADVEAVVRYWDGSPGVRDRLHALARASASIVLFQEFIPYNLNNWLDAQLTAGQDAAIAASAMVESCLLTDVAFMNGQQLMHFDGHFGNILTDGERLYIADLGLATSLRFDLSTQEIEFLERNRTHDLGYALMRLVNWLVTNICGVPVPPNGIPAQRNEYIRACAAGADPSGAPPVVAAVIRRYAPVAAAMNDFYWDLYGTCRTTPYPSEKIERAMSAMP